A genomic window from Flavobacterium sp. I3-2 includes:
- a CDS encoding PPK2 family polyphosphate kinase, whose protein sequence is MKTDEFKAIDNFDLNNYITSYKDIISIEKAEKKLKKNRNKLSVIQDRMYAYNKYSLLICIQGMDASGKDSLIREVFKNLNAQGIEVTSFKAPSEIEYQHDYLWRHYIALPSKGKIGVFNRSHYENVLISQVHPEIVLKENIPNINKLEDITDEFWEMRYNQINQFEEHLVKNGTIVLKFFLNMDKEEQKERLLRRIDKTKHNWKFSASDVEERERWDDYMKFYDKTISRTSTDYAPWYIIPSNEKEISRCLVSEILVNEMKKYKDIQYPKVEVEETMGLKSYKTELLNE, encoded by the coding sequence ATGAAAACAGACGAATTCAAAGCCATCGACAATTTTGATTTGAATAATTATATAACGTCATATAAAGATATAATTAGTATTGAAAAAGCAGAAAAAAAATTAAAAAAGAACCGTAATAAATTAAGTGTGATTCAAGATAGAATGTATGCTTATAATAAATACAGTTTGCTGATTTGTATTCAAGGAATGGACGCTTCAGGAAAAGATAGTTTAATTAGAGAAGTTTTTAAAAATTTAAATGCGCAAGGAATTGAGGTGACTAGCTTCAAAGCACCAAGTGAAATTGAATATCAACATGATTATTTATGGAGACATTATATTGCATTGCCATCAAAAGGTAAGATTGGTGTTTTTAATCGTTCGCATTATGAAAATGTTTTGATAAGTCAGGTACATCCTGAGATTGTTTTAAAAGAAAATATTCCTAATATAAATAAATTAGAAGATATAACTGATGAATTTTGGGAAATGCGTTACAATCAAATTAATCAATTTGAAGAGCATTTAGTAAAAAATGGAACTATTGTTTTGAAGTTTTTTTTGAATATGGACAAAGAAGAGCAAAAGGAACGTTTGTTACGTAGAATCGATAAAACAAAACACAATTGGAAATTTTCTGCAAGTGATGTTGAAGAAAGAGAACGTTGGGACGATTATATGAAATTTTATGATAAAACGATTTCAAGAACTTCTACGGATTATGCACCTTGGTATATCATACCTTCAAACGAAAAGGAAATTAGTAGGTGTTTGGTTTCTGAGATTTTAGTAAATGAAATGAAAAAATATAAAGATATTCAATATCCGAAAGTTGAAGTTGAAGAAACGATGGGGCTGAAAAGTTATAAAACAGAACTTTTAAATGAATAA
- the ppk1 gene encoding polyphosphate kinase 1, whose protein sequence is MKQKHQNRYIDREKSWLAFNERVLQEAADETVPLLDRLRFLGIFSNNLDEFFRVRYASIRRISMSKNASKKLDNGQTASELLQEITEIVINLQSESLKILHKIEEELNKQNIFMINETEIDETHYGFIKDFFINEVSPDLVTIILNDLAEFPLLRDAHGYLAVKMVMKQNPNSSKTEFKRTRYAVIEIPNHINRFVVFPEINGKRFIMMLDDVIRYNLSSIFSIFNYERVSAHMIKVTRDAELDFDSDLHKSFLEKISNSVKDRRVGEVVRFVYDNKMEKDTLQFFLDKMEIEAIDSIIPGGRYHNRRDYMKFPNLGRKDLQAKNNYPLPVEGLDIEGSFFSQVKERDFLVHTPFQSFNYIVRFLREAALDPKVSDIKITLYRLAQNSQIISSLINAAKNGKSVTVQIELRARFDESSNIYYAELMQTEGIKLIFGVKGLKVHSKVCVIERNEGKKLRRYGFISTGNFNESTSNFYTDVTLLTAHQKIMKEVSKVFDFFEVNYKIQRYKHLIVSPHFTRIRLYNLIENEIENALAGKPAFIKMKMNSLSDYKMIDRLYEASRAGVKIQLIVRGICCLIPGIPGMSENIEAISIVDNLLEHSRIYMFGNDGNPSIFISSADIMTRNIDERVEVTCPIYNEDIKQELMDTFDIYWSGNVKVRVHSEDLSNSYRKDDDHIFRAQLELYNYYRNKIEVILE, encoded by the coding sequence ATGAAGCAAAAGCATCAGAATAGATATATTGATAGAGAAAAAAGTTGGTTAGCATTTAATGAACGTGTGCTTCAAGAAGCTGCCGACGAAACAGTTCCATTATTAGATAGATTACGTTTTTTAGGAATTTTTTCGAATAATTTAGACGAATTTTTTAGAGTTAGATATGCTTCTATTCGAAGAATTTCGATGTCTAAAAATGCGTCAAAAAAATTAGATAATGGTCAAACCGCTTCTGAATTACTTCAAGAAATAACAGAAATTGTTATTAATCTTCAGAGCGAAAGTTTAAAAATTCTTCATAAAATAGAAGAAGAATTAAATAAACAAAATATCTTCATGATTAATGAAACCGAAATTGATGAAACGCATTATGGTTTTATTAAAGATTTTTTTATCAATGAAGTAAGCCCAGATTTAGTTACAATCATCCTTAACGATTTAGCAGAGTTTCCTTTATTGCGTGACGCACATGGTTATTTAGCCGTTAAAATGGTTATGAAGCAAAATCCTAATTCAAGTAAAACGGAATTTAAACGTACCCGTTATGCTGTAATTGAAATTCCTAATCACATTAATCGTTTTGTCGTTTTTCCTGAGATTAATGGTAAACGCTTCATCATGATGCTTGATGATGTAATTCGTTATAATTTGTCGAGTATTTTTTCAATTTTTAATTACGAGCGAGTTTCTGCGCATATGATTAAGGTTACGCGTGATGCTGAATTAGATTTCGATTCAGATTTACATAAAAGTTTTCTTGAAAAAATTTCGAATAGTGTAAAAGATAGACGTGTTGGAGAAGTTGTTCGTTTTGTTTATGATAATAAAATGGAAAAAGATACACTTCAATTTTTCTTAGATAAGATGGAAATCGAAGCAATTGATAGTATTATTCCTGGCGGAAGATACCATAATCGTAGAGATTATATGAAATTTCCTAATTTAGGACGAAAAGATTTACAGGCTAAGAACAATTATCCATTACCTGTTGAAGGTTTAGATATCGAAGGAAGTTTTTTTTCACAAGTTAAAGAAAGAGATTTCCTTGTCCACACACCATTTCAATCTTTCAACTACATTGTTAGATTTTTAAGAGAGGCAGCTCTCGACCCTAAAGTTTCTGATATAAAAATCACGTTATACCGATTAGCTCAAAACTCTCAAATTATTAGTTCGTTGATTAATGCAGCTAAGAATGGTAAAAGTGTGACTGTACAAATTGAGTTACGCGCACGTTTTGATGAATCTAGTAATATTTATTACGCAGAATTGATGCAAACTGAAGGAATCAAATTAATTTTTGGAGTTAAAGGGTTGAAAGTTCATAGTAAAGTTTGTGTTATTGAACGTAATGAAGGAAAAAAATTGAGAAGATATGGATTTATATCAACCGGAAACTTTAATGAATCAACCTCAAATTTCTATACAGATGTAACTTTATTGACAGCGCATCAAAAAATTATGAAAGAAGTTTCAAAGGTTTTTGATTTCTTTGAAGTTAATTACAAAATTCAACGTTATAAGCATTTGATAGTTTCACCACATTTTACTAGAATTCGTTTGTATAATTTAATCGAAAATGAAATTGAAAATGCACTTGCAGGTAAACCGGCTTTCATTAAAATGAAAATGAACAGTTTGTCTGACTACAAAATGATTGATCGGTTGTATGAAGCGAGTCGTGCTGGGGTAAAAATTCAATTGATTGTTCGAGGAATTTGTTGTTTAATTCCCGGTATTCCCGGAATGAGTGAAAATATTGAAGCAATAAGTATCGTTGACAATTTATTAGAACATTCACGTATTTATATGTTCGGAAATGACGGTAATCCTTCTATTTTTATTTCATCTGCTGATATTATGACTCGAAATATTGATGAAAGAGTAGAAGTTACTTGTCCTATTTATAACGAAGACATCAAGCAAGAATTGATGGATACTTTTGATATTTACTGGTCAGGAAATGTAAAAGTTCGTGTACATTCAGAAGACCTTTCTAATTCATATCGTAAAGATGATGATCATATATTTAGAGCTCAATTAGAATTATATAATTATTATAGAAATAAAATAGAAGTAATTTTAGAATAA
- a CDS encoding Ppx/GppA phosphatase family protein, which translates to MIQIKKYAAIDIGSNAVRLLITNIIEDKNRIQFNKSHLVRVPIRLGQDAFTVGEISEENIDRMTKAMKAFKLLMEVYGVEKYAACATSAMREAFNGTDIVKSIKNESEIQIEIIDGKKEALIIANSDLNTIIKNDGNYLYVDVGGGSTEFTLFSNGKQITSKSFKNGTVRLLNNMVTENVWNEIQKWIKNAVTDYPNIQMIGSGGNINKIFKMSGKPQDKPLTNIYLNQQLQKLNAMTYEQRISELGLNIDRADVIIPAIQIYSNALKWSGAKQIFVPKIGLSDGIVKAMYNDNSGIKIHNL; encoded by the coding sequence ATGATTCAAATAAAAAAATACGCAGCAATTGATATTGGTTCAAATGCTGTTCGTTTATTGATTACCAATATCATTGAAGATAAAAATAGAATTCAGTTTAATAAAAGTCACTTAGTTCGTGTTCCGATTCGTTTGGGACAAGATGCTTTTACTGTGGGCGAAATTTCCGAAGAAAATATTGATAGAATGACCAAAGCAATGAAAGCCTTTAAGTTGCTAATGGAAGTTTATGGTGTCGAAAAATATGCTGCTTGCGCAACATCAGCAATGCGAGAAGCTTTTAATGGAACTGATATTGTTAAATCTATTAAAAATGAATCTGAAATTCAAATTGAAATTATTGACGGGAAAAAAGAAGCTTTAATAATTGCGAATTCAGATTTGAATACCATTATTAAAAACGATGGAAATTATTTATATGTCGATGTTGGTGGAGGAAGTACAGAATTTACCCTTTTTTCAAATGGAAAACAAATTACATCAAAATCATTTAAAAACGGAACGGTTCGGTTGTTAAATAATATGGTTACCGAAAATGTTTGGAATGAAATTCAAAAATGGATAAAAAATGCTGTAACTGATTATCCAAATATTCAAATGATAGGTTCAGGAGGAAATATCAATAAAATTTTTAAAATGTCTGGAAAACCTCAAGATAAGCCTTTGACAAATATTTATTTGAATCAACAATTGCAAAAATTAAATGCGATGACTTATGAGCAACGCATTTCTGAATTGGGTTTAAATATTGACCGAGCAGACGTGATTATACCTGCCATTCAGATTTATTCAAACGCATTAAAATGGAGTGGTGCCAAACAAATATTTGTTCCCAAAATTGGATTGTCTGACGGAATTGTTAAAGCGATGTATAATGATAATTCCGGAATTAAAATTCATAATTTGTAA
- a CDS encoding RluA family pseudouridine synthase, with the protein MNKFKQFSSNIDSILLPEKFTFPFFYEPHPLCVIATNELQEYLLNQTDFEHNFGLFDSEDAIGKMFGVLVVQNKIGEIGYLTAFSGKMANSNVHDFFVPPVFDMLDENGFFIKEQSILNDINDAVKSLENDANYLKLKSEYETFLIDSEKKINEQKLNVKRLKNERKQLRKENIQVLSAQDYEQFEADLVKQSLRDKHEFNVFMKSIEDKINEFKSKITSFQIKINELKDLRKNKSNALQKQLFESYSFLNALGIRKNLLDIFSENGEQPPAAAGECCAPKLLQYAFLNDLKPLAMAEFWWGTSPKSEIKKHQNFYPACWGKCKPILGHMLAGLSVDDNPFLVNSALDKDLEIIYDDEFMVVINKPADFLSVPGIHVKDSVYERIKMKYINATGPLIIHRLDMPTSGLLVLAKSKEAHKILQSQFIKRTVVKKYIALLEGVLTVNVGEINLPIRLDLDDRPRQLVCEKYGKNARTKYEIIEIKNNRTKVYFYPITGRTHQLRVHASHHLGLNTPIVGDDLYGKSDRRLHLHAAYLELNHPVTNQRMFFEASCDF; encoded by the coding sequence ATGAATAAATTTAAACAATTCTCTTCAAATATCGATTCTATTTTATTGCCAGAAAAATTTACTTTTCCCTTTTTCTATGAACCTCATCCTTTATGCGTGATTGCAACAAATGAGCTTCAAGAATATTTATTGAATCAAACAGATTTTGAACACAACTTTGGACTTTTTGATTCAGAAGATGCCATCGGAAAAATGTTTGGAGTTCTTGTTGTTCAAAATAAAATTGGAGAAATTGGATATTTAACTGCATTTTCTGGTAAAATGGCCAACAGTAATGTACATGATTTCTTTGTTCCGCCTGTTTTTGATATGCTTGATGAAAATGGATTTTTTATAAAGGAACAGTCGATTTTAAATGATATTAACGATGCAGTCAAAAGTTTAGAAAATGATGCAAACTATCTAAAACTTAAATCTGAATATGAAACTTTTTTAATTGATTCCGAAAAGAAAATTAATGAGCAAAAATTAAATGTTAAACGCTTAAAAAACGAAAGAAAACAATTAAGAAAAGAAAATATTCAAGTACTTTCAGCTCAAGATTATGAGCAATTTGAAGCAGATTTGGTAAAGCAAAGTTTACGCGATAAGCATGAATTTAATGTATTCATGAAATCAATTGAAGATAAAATAAATGAATTCAAGTCTAAAATAACTTCATTTCAAATTAAAATTAATGAATTAAAAGATTTGCGTAAGAATAAATCAAATGCGCTACAAAAGCAATTATTTGAAAGTTATTCTTTTTTAAATGCTTTAGGTATTCGAAAAAACTTACTTGATATTTTTTCTGAAAACGGAGAACAACCGCCTGCGGCAGCTGGTGAATGTTGTGCGCCTAAATTATTGCAATATGCTTTTTTGAATGATTTAAAACCTCTTGCTATGGCTGAGTTTTGGTGGGGAACTTCACCTAAATCAGAAATTAAAAAGCATCAAAATTTTTATCCAGCATGTTGGGGAAAATGCAAACCGATTTTAGGTCATATGCTCGCAGGTTTGTCGGTTGATGACAATCCTTTTTTGGTGAATAGTGCATTAGATAAAGATTTAGAAATTATTTATGATGATGAATTTATGGTGGTTATAAATAAACCTGCTGATTTTTTATCTGTTCCAGGAATTCATGTTAAAGATTCGGTCTACGAACGAATTAAAATGAAATATATAAATGCTACAGGACCGTTAATTATTCATCGTTTAGATATGCCAACTTCTGGATTGTTAGTTTTGGCTAAATCAAAAGAAGCTCATAAAATCTTGCAATCTCAATTTATTAAACGTACAGTTGTTAAAAAATATATTGCATTATTAGAAGGTGTTTTAACTGTGAATGTCGGTGAAATTAATTTACCAATTCGACTTGATTTGGATGACAGACCGCGCCAATTGGTTTGCGAAAAATATGGTAAAAACGCGCGTACTAAATATGAAATAATCGAAATAAAAAATAATCGAACCAAAGTTTATTTTTATCCGATTACGGGCCGAACGCATCAATTGCGTGTTCATGCATCGCATCATTTGGGATTAAATACGCCAATTGTTGGAGATGATTTATATGGAAAATCTGACCGTAGATTGCATTTACATGCTGCCTACTTAGAATTGAATCATCCGGTTACGAATCAGCGTATGTTTTTTGAAGCTTCGTGTGATTTTTAG
- a CDS encoding AraC family transcriptional regulator, which yields MHNIKFLKINELNQNIENNDFYASTIPNHLISNHSRIEKPHKHDFYAVFLFTKGSGTHEIDFQTYEIKPGTLFFLYPGQTHSWDLSDDIDGFLFFHSKEFYDLGYVTNSIKDYPFFDSNHTEKCYYLDEKMSSQLNNILKEILDEFHASFWKRKQLILSYLTQLYIKINRFIEEVSSVEFNQLRHYQFIFNQFETLLEKYYIQEKLASDYAEKLNITQKHLNRVVKSITTKTTTDIILDRIILEAKRNLIYTDDSFGKIANKLGYEDYAYFSKIFKKRVGISPSEFIKRYQLK from the coding sequence ATGCATAATATTAAGTTTTTAAAAATTAATGAACTTAATCAGAATATAGAAAATAATGATTTTTACGCAAGTACAATTCCAAATCATTTGATTAGTAATCATTCTAGAATTGAAAAACCTCATAAACACGATTTTTATGCCGTTTTTTTATTCACTAAAGGTTCAGGGACGCACGAAATTGATTTTCAAACATATGAAATCAAACCTGGAACTTTATTTTTTCTTTATCCAGGTCAAACTCATAGTTGGGATTTATCTGATGATATTGATGGTTTTTTATTTTTTCATTCAAAGGAGTTTTATGATTTAGGATATGTTACAAATTCGATAAAAGATTATCCCTTTTTCGATTCAAATCATACGGAGAAATGTTACTATTTGGATGAGAAAATGTCTAGTCAGCTAAATAATATTTTAAAAGAAATTTTAGATGAGTTTCATGCTTCTTTTTGGAAAAGGAAACAATTGATTTTAAGTTATTTAACTCAATTGTATATAAAAATTAATAGATTTATAGAAGAGGTTAGTTCTGTTGAATTTAACCAATTGAGACATTATCAATTCATTTTCAATCAGTTCGAAACTTTGTTAGAGAAATATTACATCCAAGAAAAATTAGCATCTGATTATGCTGAAAAATTAAACATTACACAAAAACATTTGAATAGGGTAGTGAAATCAATTACCACAAAAACAACTACAGATATTATTTTAGACCGAATTATTTTAGAAGCCAAGCGCAATTTAATTTATACAGATGATAGTTTTGGAAAAATTGCTAATAAACTGGGATATGAAGATTATGCATATTTTTCTAAAATATTCAAAAAACGAGTTGGTATTTCTCCTTCAGAATTTATAAAACGTTATCAATTAAAATAA
- a CDS encoding MBL fold metallo-hydrolase, with protein sequence MNIYPLLEGTYNVSSQKEFTYLTNDFLPKEGINMNVCPFLIETDDDLILIDCGFGAIKDNKTFLISKLNSYGFSENDVSIILISHLHKDHINGLGKIHNNEFECYFPNAKIFIQEREMDFALKQETFNYDTTFLKQIKDYKNIVYLNKNKDRINDVITYEVVGGHVPFQQVFWFEEDCKIAFFGADNLPQLNYLKYQAAFKNDLDGIKAMNDRIEWHKKAQLENWTILFYHGKNTFENFLKITRSFKKHTLIRNRMIQF encoded by the coding sequence ATGAACATTTATCCACTTTTAGAAGGAACATACAACGTAAGTAGTCAAAAAGAATTCACTTATCTGACGAATGATTTTCTACCAAAAGAAGGGATAAATATGAATGTTTGTCCGTTTTTAATTGAAACAGACGATGATTTAATTTTGATTGATTGCGGATTCGGCGCAATTAAAGACAATAAAACGTTTTTGATTTCGAAATTAAATTCATATGGATTTTCTGAAAATGATGTTTCCATAATACTTATTTCTCATTTACACAAAGACCACATTAATGGTTTAGGAAAAATACATAATAACGAATTTGAATGTTATTTTCCTAATGCCAAAATTTTTATTCAAGAACGTGAAATGGATTTTGCTTTAAAGCAAGAAACTTTCAACTACGATACAACATTCTTAAAACAAATCAAAGATTATAAAAACATCGTTTATTTAAACAAAAATAAAGATAGAATAAACGATGTTATTACTTATGAAGTTGTTGGTGGTCACGTGCCGTTTCAGCAAGTTTTTTGGTTCGAAGAAGATTGTAAAATTGCTTTTTTTGGTGCTGATAATCTACCTCAATTAAATTACTTAAAATATCAAGCTGCCTTCAAAAACGACCTTGATGGCATAAAAGCAATGAATGATAGAATTGAATGGCACAAAAAAGCCCAACTTGAAAATTGGACTATTTTATTTTATCATGGTAAAAACACTTTTGAAAACTTTCTAAAAATCACACGAAGCTTCAAAAAACATACGCTGATTCGTAACCGGATGATTCAATTCTAA
- a CDS encoding DUF6929 family protein, whose protein sequence is MKKYNLIKFLKIIGLSTVSALTYQNDVISLIADNSNVLYEYNIKDAELTKITLSEGEIENIAKKDKLDFESMIDSDKSTYIFGSGSNPNREKAVYINKDKNTVETLNLNYLFDSMKSFAEISENDLNIEGVAYANNEWYFLNRGNGPGNKNIIFTVQGNNLVDDFNLFFNEFELPEINKIKTGFSDGIVIKNKLYFIATAENSDSTYNDGKIEGTLFGCINLKKMKLEYTQIISTENKFEGITLYELKGKNAVFLLGEDEDNENNQTDIYKLEIKL, encoded by the coding sequence ATGAAAAAATACAACTTAATAAAATTCCTGAAAATTATCGGACTTAGTACTGTTTCAGCACTAACCTATCAAAATGATGTAATTTCGCTTATTGCAGATAACAGTAATGTTTTATATGAATATAATATTAAAGATGCTGAATTAACAAAAATTACACTTTCTGAAGGTGAAATTGAAAATATTGCAAAAAAAGATAAACTTGATTTTGAAAGTATGATTGATTCAGATAAATCTACATATATTTTTGGTTCAGGTTCAAATCCAAATCGTGAAAAAGCTGTTTATATTAATAAAGATAAAAATACGGTAGAAACTTTGAACTTAAACTATTTATTTGATTCAATGAAAAGTTTTGCGGAAATTTCAGAAAACGATTTGAACATTGAAGGTGTTGCATATGCAAATAACGAATGGTATTTTTTAAATAGAGGAAATGGACCAGGAAATAAAAATATAATTTTCACAGTTCAAGGGAATAATCTTGTAGATGATTTTAATCTATTTTTCAATGAATTTGAACTTCCTGAAATCAATAAAATTAAGACAGGTTTTTCTGATGGAATTGTAATTAAAAATAAATTATACTTCATTGCAACTGCTGAAAATTCGGACTCAACTTATAACGATGGTAAAATTGAAGGAACTTTATTTGGTTGCATTAACCTAAAAAAAATGAAATTAGAATACACACAAATTATTTCTACTGAAAATAAATTTGAAGGAATTACGCTTTATGAATTAAAAGGTAAAAATGCTGTTTTTTTACTTGGAGAAGATGAAGACAACGAAAATAATCAAACTGATATTTACAAACTTGAAATCAAATTGTAA
- the kdsA gene encoding 3-deoxy-8-phosphooctulonate synthase, which yields MDINNIPNIKHTDSGNFFLLAGPCAIEGEEMAFQIAERLIKITNDLKIPFVFKGSFKKANRSRIDSFSGIGDIKALEILQKVGKHFNVPTVTDIHESSDAELAAQYVDVLQIPAFLVRQTDLVVAAAKTGKVVNLKKGQFMSPESMKHAVQKVLDCNNQNVMVTDRGTMFGYQDMIVDFRGIPTMQNYATTVLDITHSLQQPNQASGVTGGRPDLIETVAKAGIAVGVDGIFIETHFDPANAKSDGANMLHLDYFEDLMKKLVAIRQTINKF from the coding sequence ATGGATATAAATAATATACCTAACATAAAACATACTGATAGTGGAAACTTTTTTCTACTAGCTGGTCCATGTGCTATTGAAGGAGAAGAAATGGCTTTTCAAATAGCAGAACGTTTAATCAAAATAACAAATGATTTAAAAATTCCGTTTGTGTTTAAAGGTTCTTTCAAAAAAGCAAATCGATCTAGAATTGACTCTTTTAGTGGAATTGGAGATATTAAAGCATTAGAAATTTTACAAAAAGTTGGAAAACATTTCAATGTTCCGACTGTTACTGACATTCATGAAAGTTCAGATGCTGAATTAGCTGCACAATATGTTGATGTTTTACAAATTCCAGCTTTTTTAGTTCGTCAAACCGACCTTGTGGTAGCCGCTGCAAAAACTGGTAAAGTGGTGAATTTAAAAAAAGGGCAATTTATGAGTCCTGAAAGCATGAAACATGCTGTACAAAAAGTATTAGATTGTAACAATCAAAACGTAATGGTAACAGATAGAGGAACCATGTTTGGCTATCAAGATATGATTGTTGATTTTAGAGGAATTCCAACCATGCAAAATTATGCTACAACAGTTTTGGATATTACACATTCTTTACAACAACCTAATCAAGCAAGCGGAGTAACTGGCGGAAGACCTGATTTAATTGAAACAGTAGCAAAAGCTGGTATTGCCGTTGGTGTTGACGGAATCTTCATCGAAACACATTTTGATCCTGCTAATGCAAAAAGCGATGGAGCTAACATGTTGCATCTAGATTATTTCGAAGATTTAATGAAAAAACTAGTTGCTATTAGACAAACAATAAATAAATTTTAA
- a CDS encoding DUF983 domain-containing protein, with amino-acid sequence MNQECKVCNYSFHRETGFYFGAMYMSYALTVAEMVAVFVIGLILSLSFLQMFIGVVIIVLLLSTFNYKMSRLMWLNIFYKKDEE; translated from the coding sequence ATGAATCAAGAATGTAAGGTTTGTAATTACTCTTTTCATAGAGAAACTGGATTTTATTTTGGAGCTATGTATATGAGTTATGCATTGACTGTTGCAGAAATGGTTGCAGTGTTCGTTATCGGTTTAATACTGAGTTTAAGCTTCTTACAAATGTTTATTGGAGTTGTAATTATTGTACTTTTACTTTCAACTTTCAACTATAAAATGTCTCGATTGATGTGGCTAAATATTTTTTATAAAAAAGATGAAGAATAA
- a CDS encoding SixA phosphatase family protein — MKNLVLIRHGKSSWELPIRDHDRPLTKRGISDAHLISDKLKNYLPKKFLIWSSTARRTLDTAKIVAQNLLIPEELVVQESAMYTFDCKSLSKLIKSINNQHNNLILFCHNNAITDFVNKFGDTYIENVPTSGVVFLEFEQDDWNDIQNGKVVKTIFPKHLKNEAKASE, encoded by the coding sequence ATGAAAAATCTAGTGTTAATCAGACATGGTAAATCAAGCTGGGAATTGCCGATACGTGACCATGATAGACCATTAACAAAAAGAGGAATCTCAGATGCTCACTTAATTTCTGATAAATTAAAAAATTATTTACCAAAAAAATTTTTAATTTGGAGTAGTACCGCTAGAAGAACTTTGGATACGGCAAAAATTGTAGCTCAAAATTTATTGATTCCAGAAGAATTAGTTGTTCAAGAAAGTGCTATGTACACTTTTGACTGTAAAAGTCTTTCGAAATTGATAAAATCAATAAATAATCAACACAATAATTTAATTCTTTTCTGTCATAATAATGCTATTACAGATTTTGTTAATAAATTTGGAGATACTTACATTGAAAACGTACCAACATCTGGAGTTGTTTTTTTAGAATTCGAACAAGATGATTGGAATGACATTCAAAATGGTAAGGTTGTGAAAACCATATTTCCAAAACATTTAAAAAATGAAGCAAAAGCATCAGAATAG
- a CDS encoding DUF4199 domain-containing protein: MKKIGIEIKWGAIITTFYCIWAYIENTTGNHKDFSNIIIFGLLFILILIVMSIMAFFDKKLNFYEGKWDFKQAFRFGLFLTGITALLNPIAHYIIYNTISPEYFTNLIEYQAAKGRETKEVLIERYNFDSTMYQSMRDIMSYGVVFSAILAYFLKTKNYTSPVKTVELKSKKKK; encoded by the coding sequence ATGAAAAAAATCGGAATTGAAATTAAATGGGGTGCTATTATAACTACCTTTTATTGTATTTGGGCTTATATTGAGAATACCACAGGAAATCACAAGGATTTTAGTAATATCATCATTTTTGGATTGTTGTTTATTCTAATCCTTATAGTTATGTCAATCATGGCGTTTTTCGATAAAAAATTAAATTTTTATGAAGGTAAATGGGATTTTAAGCAAGCTTTTCGTTTTGGTCTTTTCTTAACCGGTATTACTGCTTTATTGAATCCAATTGCACACTACATTATATACAACACAATTTCACCTGAATATTTTACAAATTTGATTGAATATCAAGCTGCTAAAGGCAGAGAGACAAAAGAAGTTTTAATAGAACGATATAATTTTGATTCAACAATGTACCAAAGCATGCGCGACATTATGTCATATGGTGTCGTGTTTTCAGCTATTTTGGCTTATTTTTTGAAAACAAAAAACTATACTTCTCCTGTAAAAACAGTGGAGTTAAAATCTAAAAAGAAAAAATAA